TGAAAGTAAACCACAGATTGTAAATCCCCTCTATAAATTCTACTCAGCCCCGATCGGACTCGATTAATTATCTCCGTGCGACCAGGTGTATCCCTTAAAAGGGATCCATCGCCGTAAAATTCTCTACGGGAAACCCTAGGAATAATAAAATGCCGGGATCAGCTTGAAAAATGTGGATGCCTACAGCTGGGAGGAGGTCACTCGATGAGGAATGCGGGTCTCGTTGGTCAACTTTCGTCTTTCCTCGTcagattttcgatattaacGCGTTGTTCACCGGTCACGAGTTTACTCGTGTTTGCGCTTGCATTAGCTCTTTCAACTTTTAAAACGCGAAACCATGAGGAActttacattttattccatCGTTCCTAGAAAACAACACATTTGTTCGAGAATTCAAGAACAGAAAGTTACAatgcatcaatgaaaatcggtTTAAACTGTGATCGaataatgtttaaccctttgaactctgtaagctctaatattgcaccagttctaatattaaatatttcaatcaatcttaaagaaactaccctaaaattattcgattttccacacacccTAATTTTGTActaataaggaaaataaaagatcgaagaaatgttatagcatttctaattttcactaggaatactataaaaattgcagttgctgatagattacagaacaacatggagtactaagggttaaacattgaaatcttttaaattaaatttaaattcgacTCTTGCTTCTGCGCCATTCGACAAGTCACCAAATGATCTACCAGCAGTATTCACCTACCGCATCGCGACCGATTGttgtagaaataaatgaattgtccCGAGATACATGACACCGTGGCCGTTTATCGTCCGCAGCGACGGGGAAAGAACGGATGAGTCCCGGGGAACAGGTAAAAACGACCGAACCTGCCGTTGTATTTCATTCATTCGCGCCTGTCAGTTGTATCACCTGGCTCCTCTCGGTCTTTATCTGGAATCTGACCGGTTAACCCACTTTTGTCGGGAGGCCGTGACAGATCGCTGGAAACCCGCGCAAGAAATTACCAGAGGCGAGAAGCCGAGTCTCTCAAGAATTTCTCGTGTTCTCGCTTCCTCTGTCTCGACGTTGCTCCACCTTTTAGGGACTATGCACGCGATACCATTTATCCCGTGCCATTTTGGAAGAACGAAGGCGTAGATGTGTATTACCCGTTCTTTCTGGGAAAGAGAAACTTTGTTTCGCTGCTGTGTTGAAGTAATCGCGGTTGTGGCGCTGGCGATTTTCGATACATATGTGGTTAcgtagtttgatgtagtttgtagttttatgaagtttgatatagtttgacaAAGCAAATTTCAGCTTAGAACTCTGAACTCGAGTGCTTCagagcagagccatttaaaatttctcaTTACAAACCGTGAAGTTTCgtcaatttaatatattatgatGTTTGAAATACAACTATGACTATTTTTTTCATGCTTGTATCATTTATTTGTACATTAATATGCATCTCCTATTAAAATTGCTTCGCCTTGCCAATAATGTCACAGAGATAATGTTCCAAACTTAATTAATGTCAAGATATTGTTCCAAATCTCTCCTAAACCTCAGAAGAACACAGCAAAACCTCGTCTAGCTCTATCCTAATCTAGAAACACGTAAATTCTGTTCCAGATGATCGTGGGCGAATACATACACGCGAGGCACTGCGACACCGAGCCACCTAGGACGCTGTTCGGACGAGATATTCCTCTTTGGATATGGAACGCATACCAAAAGGTTAGTATCATTAACCAATAATTACAAGGAAACATCAGTTTTCtagatattcgcaaaaatacGTCAAGAATCGAACTTTCACCCTTATCCACAAAGATTAACCCTTGTATGACCTTGATCTTGACTATATTGGTCAAGGTCATTGTTCTGTACATCGAGGACTTCAAACTTTTCAACAATGATTATTGCATCAGAAATCCCGAAGCATTGTTTCGCATAGAAACGTTCGTTTTCGTTTATCGAAGTTCCTTCGAatgtacttaaccctttgctctccgtatcaaatttaaaattcttctattatcaattattatacttcagagcaaaGATTAGAAGACAtggaacattaataataaatctgttcttcttaataaatcattaattaaagCAGTTGTATCACActcgagaaataaattttaaagcaAGGGGTTGGCATGCGTTCCCGAGCTCGATTCGCATAATAGAGATCCCGGAGGGATCGGTACCGCGACCAATTACCGAAACGTCAGCCACAATGTCCCGAACCCCTGTTTCAGATCGGAATCTTCGGATTCGGCGCAGCCACGACGGTGCTGATCACGGACGTCGCGAAGTACACGATCGGCCGGTTAAGACCTCATTTCATGACCCTCTGCGTGCCGAACATTAATTGCAGTCTGATCGAGAATCAGCACCGATACATCGAGGACTACATCTGCACGGAGAACATCTCGTCGAGGCTGTTGAAGGAAATCAGGTGGATATTCCGTCGCTCGTGACGATCGCGCGCGAGAATTCGGAGCGTGTCGCAGGCTCGTCGAGTTGAATGGAGCTGCGCGGCGCTTGGCAGGGACAGTTTCGTGCGGAGATTTGAGGAATCGACGATAAAAGCTCACAGAGAATTCATTCATGCTCCGGGCATCCCTTAACTTCTGTTTAGCCGGGGAGGGGACGCGCGAGCCAGCGTTTCCCAATCTTCCGGAGGCGGAATCGCGACGGTGGCCGTTTCATTCGCCGGTTCCCCGAATCGGAATTATTCGAGATTGCTTTCGCACATTCAATTTTCAACGTTGCTTTCTCTTTGACCTACACTCTTCAATGCGAATCGGAGGATCAAGAGGCGTCCTTTCCAGTTTCGAGGAGATTGTTATAGCGGAGATTATTGTGGTACTTCGATGCGATGAGAGTCACTTAGAACTCCGATCGCTCGAGAGAACTTCCCTTTTATTAGGATCTCGCGAAGCTTCTCTTTCATCGGGATTTCCGAGAAGTTGGCAAGTTGACCCGTGCGGATGCAACTCGACTAATGGCTGTGTATGTTGAGGAATTAAACCCATCGCTATAAGTGATGCTAAATTTCTATGATGCACATTGTACTAAAAAATAGTGAAGGAaactcaaacccatcacttctagcgatgggttcgagttttctaaatttctatgATACATATTGTACTCAAGAAAAGTGAAAGAaactcaaacccatcacttcTATCGATGCACCGCCACGTGTTTCACGTGAAAGTACAGTAGCAACGTTCCCGTCGCGGAAGGAGCTTCTTAATTCGAATCGAATCCCGTTCATGCGAATAACCAGACCTTTTCTCATTGTCATTCGCCGCTACCGGGCTGGCTCGGCCCAGCTCGGCCCAGCCTGGCCCTTTTTTTCCTCGTATCCGTTGAAACCGGCTCGAGGTACTGTCCAGGCAAAAAAGCAACGGAATTGTGCGCTTCGCCTCGTGAACTCGGACGGAGGATCCATCGATCGATAGCTGATCGACGAACTTTCTAAAATTTCACTGTCTCATCTGACATAGTTGTACAATAGAAAATTCTATCAGGTCCAAAGCAATACATTTATAATGCGCAGAATGTTTAAAACCTTGCTttacagtagctaaaaggttagcATTTTAGCTACCATAGTGTTCATATATCATCTTTTTTAACTATGGCAGCTCAATTCTTTCTCTATCATCTATAACTATGCACACCACAGTCTAATCTAACATAGTTGCCCAatagaaaattctatcagtcccAAAGCAATGCATTTACAACACGCAGAGTGTTTAAAACCTTGCTTACTCCTTGTATCTCCAAGGCTAGACTCGGTATCTAAAATGCTAATCATCCTGAAACGTTACATTCGCGACAACCCAACGCGAATCGCTGGAACAGCTCGTTAGAAACCCGTAATATCGGAATCTACCTTGCCGTTACCGTTGCGCAAACACCCGTGGGTTCGCGGAAAGAAGCAAACAATCTTCGCCGGCTATCCCCTACCGCGCTCCGGCCAAAGTAAACACAATTAAGATTAAATAATACGTTCCGCGGAACCAGTTCCACGAAGAGGGCGTGCTCAAAAGGAAGGAAAGGAAGCAAGGAAAGGGGCGGAACGGGCGGAGGGGGCAGATAATATCCGATTAAAGCAGCTTCTTTGATGCCCAATTACTCTTGCAAATGGAGGTCCACGGTGCGCCGTCTACCACGGGTCCACTCCCGGCCCCTTcctatttctctctttttcctctttggcTCTTTCGCGTCCTTTTTTTTCACCTACGGGATCTTTACGATCCCCGGGCCCCGGGTCCGGCGATTGTAATCGGCACGGAACACGCCCAGGAATTAATTCCGATAAAACGAATAGGGTCCCATTACGGGACGGCGCGCGCACGGTTGACGATCCGACCGCCACGTTGAATAATAAAAGGAGAATTTGTTGCGCGTAACGATCGCCGCACGAGATTTATTCGACGCGGCACGATTTATAACGTCCATCTTTTGCAGATTATCCTTCCCCTCTGGACACTCGTCCTTCTCCGCTTACACGATGGTCTACCTTGCGGTAAGCATATTTTGTCTTTGCTTTTTACGCTGCGAGTCTCTGTCGCAGTGGTGCTCGCTTAactcttcgcggacgaacgACAGTTTCGATGGAACGTTCGCATTTGGAGGACCGAGTCGCGAACGAGCCAGTCGAACAGCAGAGCACGTGGTCTCCTCTTttgtcgattaaccctttgcactcgagaggtgactctcaatcacttgatttgatgcagggaAACcaggaaattgaatatttagtactttaaattagactttgtattgctatgtgaaatatttcaataaaaaagcttcgttatcttgtcggaaaatgttgaatatttccagtgaaaaactttcgagtgcaaagggttaagtgattgatatgtaatttagctcgATCTGCTgacggttttgtatatttcaaagtcttcgtccgcaaagagtcgAGTTCCTCGGGAATCTGCTCGGTTTGATTCCACTGCGTCTTCCTATTACTGTTTTCGAACTCGATGGAATATGATCTCGGTAGATAGAATGGATAGGATGAGAGGACACGGGTCAAATTGTAAacgtgcaacaaaattttcattgtaatcATCTCGATCTTAGCTTCTCGATTATAGTACCGATGGAATGTTGAGGTCCTCCCCTTTGAAACGAGTACAAACACGACGTGGATCGGTCTAGTTTTATAATTCCATGGAAACGAACCTTTAGCCTCGTTAATTGCACTCAGTTGGTGAtactagtccgattcctatcgtgtttggactcgtttgaACCGCGACGATCTCAGAAGTCCACTGGTACTGCGTTCGTAAAGTTcaaattgcaattgaaattttcctcgAAGCGAATAGCTTcgttctgctcggttaaatttcaccGACGCGACCCGGGATTGTACGATTTAAGCGAGCATCGAACTGGACCTGCTCGTGAGATATTGAATCGGTTTGTTCTCCGCGTTGCCCAGTTGTACCTGCAGTTGCGGATGACCTGGAAGGGGAGCAAATTGCTGAAACACGTCCTTCAGCTGGTGTGCATCCTGATGGCCTGGTTTACGGCTCTGTCGCGGGTCTCCAATTACAAACATCACTGGAGCGACGTTCTGGCGGGTTCGACCCTTGGCACCGTCGTGTCGCTGGTTGTGGTAAGCGTTTATTCCTCTTAACTGTCCCATTGTGCGGTCGTAAATTACCCTCGATCATAAATGCGAAGGAGCTTAGGTAACTCGGGTGATTTGAATTTTTACGACCCCCTCCTCCCGTGCGCGCGGCGCACAATGTAAACATAACGACGATCGAACGATATCGAGACTCGATCCATTCGCGACTGGACGCAGGCTTCGTTTTTTTCTCGATTATCGGAATCTAGAGCGATCctacttaacactttgactgtcgcGTTTTAAGCTTGACCCCTCCTTATAATAACGTGAGATGTGTAGTgtagattttaaccctttacggacgaatgtcgacatttcgatatCAGATGTTTATATTCGGAACGCTAAATCGTAGatgaatgatttaaccctttgaactctgtaggctccaatattgcaccagttataatattaaatattttaatgaatcttaaagaaactaccctaaaattattaaattttccacacatccaaattttgtactaagaaggaaaataaaagatcgaaaaaatgttatagcatttctaattttcgctaggaatactataaaaattagttgcagttgctgatagattacaaaacaacctggagtgctaagggttacttactcgaacagcaagggatcagtgcctagtttccttctttctactacttaagcaatcgatatataatttagcttcatctactgaagctttcgtatatttcaaagtgtcttcgtccgttaagggttaaagaatcgAAGTAGCATGAACATTACTCGAtccctttgaattcgaattgaatattagtcTTGTATTATCTGCTATTATATCAATGCACAAAATTCTGTCTTATTAACTTCGAAGTAGTCGTTGAACGATAGCCGAGAAACAAGCCGTGAGGCAACGGGTTAAGGCGGAACGCGGTTCGAGGTGTGAACCGTTTCGAAACTGTTCGTAGGCGATCTGCGTGGCGGACCTGTTCAAGGAGCGGACCGAGCGGCCAACGGACGAGAAGCACCGCTCGAACGATTACGAGACGGGAGCCGGCACACAGGTGAATAATGGCGCTAGCAATCGCATCTGTTGACCTAACGAGCTCGCTCTTCGCTTGCTGACCGCAACAAGGCCGTGACTGTCTTCTAGTTGCCTCTGGGAAGCTAGTCCTCCACTCGGAAGGGACGGGACGCCGCTCGCCTGGACGATCCGAGCTCGATCGGTCGCTCGATCCAACAGCAAACTGCCTTACGCTGGGACCGCTGACATCGTCGCCTGCTCGACGACACACGCCTAAAAACCTTGATGATCCGACGCCCGTCGCGTGATCGTAATCGCCATTCATCATGATCATCGTCGAAGGAATTCCGCGTCTCCTCACCTGTCCCGATCGTTCGGTGGCGGCTTTTCTTCCCTTTGTTCTCCTTGATCCAGCTTTGCCGTGTTGCTGGGGCAGTCGAGGAGCGACGATCGTCTCTCGTCTATTTTAAcctttaaccttttagctacgccTTTTTACCGTGACATTAGAAATGTCGGAGATGCTCGCGACGAATGCGAAAGAAATTAGGACAGTCGAGCGATACGTTAAACGTATCTATAGACAATTCAGTGGCATACCGGTTGACACTAGGACTACCATGTTGGTCGAAACGACTGATTTCTAATGATTTTTACGATTATTCCCAAGGTATTTATTTAAGAGACGATTAAAGCTGACTTAGCATTACCTACACTAATACAGgtgaattgaaatcttaataaactcACGCTTTTAGCTATGAAGAAAGTTTGGAAaacttaaccgttcgagtgtcTTAGCTAAACCGAATTAGCTTTTGTTTTTGAAAAGATTGTAAAtagcgatcgttccgttttccatttctaagtaggcaataaaaataaataattaggaaGACGAAGTTAATTTTACTCTATGAACCGACAGAATGGCGGCTCTTAGTATAACGGAGagccgccatcgcgccgctcggCACTCACACGGTTAAGCGCTCGGTAGTCCTAGCGTTAAAGCATCCACGGAAACCAATggagtagctaaaaggttaacgcTGACCACCCTTGGGACGTGTTCGTACTACCCCTTTTACTTCCCATCGGGTGATCTCTGTTCCACCTCGAATCAGGGAATCCAGACCAGCGAATCGTTGAAGCATTTAACAGTGAATCTGTCCTAGTAACGCGAATCGAACTGTTACGCGAGTACTCGGCTCCTATCTTTCCATCTCCATTCGCACGCTTGATCTCCGATAGCTTCGACTGTCGATAGACGGCCAGGAGTTCGCTCTCCGA
The window above is part of the Nomia melanderi isolate GNS246 chromosome 2, iyNomMela1, whole genome shotgun sequence genome. Proteins encoded here:
- the wun gene encoding wunen isoform X1 encodes the protein MDRSSKIMLRKIIIDFVCLFVVGMAVLMFFLFGKPYKRGFFCNDESLYHPFHSSTITSAMLYVIGLFLPICTMIVGEYIHARHCDTEPPRTLFGRDIPLWIWNAYQKIGIFGFGAATTVLITDVAKYTIGRLRPHFMTLCVPNINCSLIENQHRYIEDYICTENISSRLLKEIRLSFPSGHSSFSAYTMVYLALYLQLRMTWKGSKLLKHVLQLVCILMAWFTALSRVSNYKHHWSDVLAGSTLGTVVSLVVAICVADLFKERTERPTDEKHRSNDYETGAGTQSELVSLRMNTRSYNAT
- the wun gene encoding wunen isoform X2 yields the protein MDRSSKIMLRKIIIDFVCLFVVGMAVLMFFLFGKPYKRGFFCNDESLYHPFHSSTITSAMLYVIGLFLPICTMIVGEYIHARHCDTEPPRTLFGRDIPLWIWNAYQKIGIFGFGAATTVLITDVAKYTIGRLRPHFMTLCVPNINCSLIENQHRYIEDYICTENISSRLLKEIRLSFPSGHSSFSAYTMVYLALYLQLRMTWKGSKLLKHVLQLVCILMAWFTALSRVSNYKHHWSDVLAGSTLGTVVSLVVAICVADLFKERTERPTDEKHRSNDYETGAGTQLPLGS